A stretch of Dehalococcoidia bacterium DNA encodes these proteins:
- the cas5e gene encoding type I-E CRISPR-associated protein Cas5/CasD, whose protein sequence is MDVLLLRFDAPLMSFGAVVVDNRHPLWRYPAASQLAGMLGNALGLDHREVDRLEDLEDRLRFAARWDAEPELLVDYQTVDLGQPHLVGTGWTTRGRREDRQGGTASTATHIRYRHYWANGILTVALALDGEGWPSIGDLEIALRRPARPLFLGRKPCLPASPILLGRRQAAGVRAALAAEPRAEVGPRRAGLPEAIWPLDEGPGLRIEERFDRRDWRNNIHRGTRRYAVGPI, encoded by the coding sequence ATGGACGTGTTGCTCCTTCGTTTTGACGCGCCGCTCATGAGTTTCGGCGCCGTCGTCGTCGACAACCGCCATCCGCTCTGGCGCTATCCGGCCGCCTCCCAGCTCGCCGGGATGCTTGGCAATGCCCTCGGCCTCGATCATCGCGAGGTGGACAGGCTCGAGGATCTCGAGGATCGCCTGCGCTTCGCCGCTCGCTGGGATGCCGAGCCGGAGCTCCTGGTCGACTACCAGACCGTCGATCTCGGCCAGCCGCATCTCGTCGGCACCGGCTGGACCACCCGCGGCCGGCGCGAGGACCGGCAAGGTGGCACGGCCTCCACTGCAACACACATCCGCTACCGCCATTACTGGGCGAATGGCATTCTCACCGTCGCGCTCGCCTTGGATGGGGAGGGATGGCCCTCGATCGGGGATCTGGAAATCGCCTTGCGGCGGCCGGCGCGGCCGCTCTTTCTCGGCCGCAAGCCCTGTCTGCCCGCAAGTCCAATTCTGCTTGGGCGCCGGCAGGCGGCCGGGGTTCGCGCTGCGCTGGCAGCGGAGCCGCGCGCGGAGGTCGGCCCGCGCCGGGCCGGGTTGCCGGAAGCCATCTGGCCGCTCGATGAGGGTCCTGGCCTGCGCATCGAGGAGCGCTTCGACCGGCGCGACTGGCGCAACAACATCCACCGCGGCACGCGCCGCTACGCGGTCGGACCGATCTAA
- the casB gene encoding type I-E CRISPR-associated protein Cse2/CasB codes for MSEHAYSEEKISLAERGERLFRAIHAARFPNGDRAALRRWAPGQPLPLAFYRLWLRDLGEDPPERQLESWAVLAWSAATLGPNGHERQRPLGRALAEHGFSEGRLERLLSAPAELRVPLFMDAIRFLAAKGARLDLADAARFLLLGEGERREKLHRQIAADFYRHLPRNP; via the coding sequence ATGAGCGAGCACGCCTATTCCGAGGAGAAGATCTCGCTTGCCGAGCGTGGCGAGCGTCTCTTCCGCGCCATCCACGCCGCTCGCTTCCCCAACGGGGACCGCGCGGCGCTGAGACGCTGGGCCCCTGGCCAGCCTCTACCGTTGGCCTTCTATCGCCTGTGGTTGCGAGATCTCGGCGAAGACCCCCCTGAGCGGCAGCTTGAGTCCTGGGCCGTCCTCGCCTGGAGTGCGGCGACCTTAGGACCGAACGGGCACGAACGGCAGCGTCCGCTGGGCCGCGCCCTGGCCGAGCACGGCTTCTCCGAGGGCCGCCTCGAACGCCTGCTCTCCGCACCGGCCGAATTGCGGGTCCCCCTGTTCATGGATGCGATCCGCTTCTTGGCCGCCAAGGGCGCACGCCTGGACCTCGCGGATGCGGCGCGATTCCTGTTGTTGGGCGAAGGCGAACGGCGCGAGAAGCTCCACCGGCAGATCGCCGCCGACTTCTACCGTCACCTCCCGCGCAACCCTTGA
- the cas3 gene encoding CRISPR-associated helicase Cas3': MGARGGTKGMECWGKRSPDGSWHPLVDHCVDVAFAFRSLLELPRLARSLAELDPAQRERLAVLAFLHDFGKANRGFQAKAIPGARDTCGHVMEAVAFLREDCCRALWPEAWRELVGAIAGWFRDGEQALAMLLASLSHHGRPVSWSDYDASGIGHSAHRYWRKAGDCNPIASVAALADAAFRVFPSAFATGVPPIDAAPALQQRFAGLVMLADWIASDTRFFPYRKSGEEDRPALAREAARWALRAIGLASPDERSPRDFEEALGFAPSPVQAALLGKLPVDDSTRLLLLEAETGSGKTEAALAWFLRLYAAKEVDGLYFALPTRVAARELYGRVRRAIERAFPEEGARPRPVLLAVPGYARADGIPAGEVLANPHDHLWPDREEDRWRERLWSAEHPKRFLAAPVAVGTVDQAVLSALAVRHGLLRSVCLDRSLLVVDEVHASDPYLRELVRGLLCGHLGRGGWALLLSATLGESAAASLFGRDLLPLEEAMRRPYPLLSARDRGWSHPSTRQRRLRLEPRASLEDQRALLEPVRSALRDGARVLVVCNTVRRAIALFREVEKFLGEKEPGLLDAVFAVDGQRCPHHGRFAPEDRELLDEALSHTLGKGSASRPCLVIGTQTLEQSLDLDADLLLTDLAPIDVLLQRLGRLHRHDGRDRPHAFAEPRALVFVPEKPLEQYLDERGCLRGPAGLGAVYRDGRVLALTWELLRERGEVTLPDQARELIELATHPERLFRLGESWRRHGDELEGKVCAEVRQALRSLVDDRPFGELHYPDRGESVLTRLGLPTMELPLATPVRSPFGRELRSLPMPAHWLAGDDLRRITDVPVPVESDGRVLRFSVNGRRFRYSRLGLERDDPEDDDADDA, translated from the coding sequence GTGGGCGCTCGGGGAGGAACGAAGGGGATGGAATGCTGGGGAAAGCGCAGTCCGGACGGGAGCTGGCACCCTCTGGTCGACCATTGCGTCGACGTCGCTTTCGCGTTCCGAAGCCTGCTCGAGCTGCCGCGACTCGCCCGCTCCCTCGCGGAGCTCGATCCCGCCCAGCGCGAGCGGCTCGCGGTGCTCGCCTTCCTCCACGACTTCGGCAAGGCGAACCGGGGCTTTCAAGCCAAGGCCATTCCCGGCGCCCGAGACACCTGTGGCCACGTGATGGAGGCCGTCGCCTTCCTCCGGGAAGACTGCTGCCGGGCGCTCTGGCCTGAGGCTTGGCGTGAGCTTGTGGGCGCGATCGCAGGCTGGTTCAGGGACGGTGAGCAGGCACTCGCGATGCTCCTCGCAAGCCTCTCCCACCACGGCAGGCCGGTCTCCTGGTCGGACTATGACGCCTCCGGCATCGGCCATAGCGCGCATCGGTACTGGCGCAAGGCAGGGGACTGCAACCCCATCGCCTCGGTTGCGGCATTGGCCGACGCTGCCTTCCGCGTATTCCCGAGCGCCTTCGCGACCGGCGTTCCCCCGATCGATGCCGCGCCCGCGCTCCAGCAGCGCTTCGCGGGGCTGGTGATGCTCGCGGACTGGATCGCCTCCGACACCCGCTTCTTCCCCTACCGGAAGAGCGGCGAGGAGGACCGCCCCGCCTTGGCCCGGGAGGCCGCGCGCTGGGCGCTTCGCGCGATCGGGCTTGCCTCTCCGGACGAGCGCTCGCCCCGGGACTTCGAGGAGGCCCTCGGCTTCGCCCCCAGCCCCGTCCAGGCCGCGCTCCTCGGCAAGCTTCCCGTCGACGACTCGACGCGCCTGCTGCTGCTCGAGGCCGAGACCGGCTCGGGCAAGACCGAAGCCGCACTCGCCTGGTTCCTGCGCCTCTATGCCGCAAAGGAGGTGGATGGACTGTACTTCGCCCTGCCCACGCGCGTGGCCGCGCGCGAGCTCTACGGGCGGGTCCGGCGCGCGATCGAGCGGGCCTTTCCCGAGGAGGGCGCCCGTCCCCGTCCCGTTCTCCTCGCGGTTCCGGGATACGCGCGCGCCGACGGCATTCCTGCGGGAGAGGTCCTCGCCAATCCGCACGACCACCTCTGGCCGGATCGGGAGGAGGATCGCTGGCGCGAGAGGCTTTGGTCCGCCGAGCACCCGAAGCGCTTCCTCGCTGCGCCTGTGGCGGTCGGCACGGTGGACCAGGCCGTGCTGTCGGCCCTTGCGGTCCGGCACGGCCTGCTCCGCTCCGTCTGCCTCGACCGCAGCCTCCTTGTGGTCGACGAGGTTCACGCCTCCGATCCCTACCTGCGGGAGCTGGTCCGCGGCCTGCTCTGCGGCCATCTCGGCCGGGGCGGATGGGCGCTCCTGCTCTCCGCCACGCTCGGCGAGTCGGCGGCGGCAAGCCTCTTCGGGCGCGATCTCCTTCCGCTCGAGGAGGCGATGAGGCGACCCTATCCGCTGCTTTCCGCGCGGGACCGGGGCTGGTCGCACCCCTCGACGCGGCAGCGCAGGCTCCGCCTCGAGCCTCGTGCCTCCCTCGAGGATCAGCGCGCCCTCCTCGAGCCGGTCCGCTCCGCGCTCCGCGATGGGGCACGCGTGCTTGTCGTGTGCAACACGGTGCGGCGCGCGATCGCCCTCTTCCGCGAGGTCGAGAAGTTCCTCGGCGAGAAGGAGCCGGGACTGCTCGATGCCGTGTTCGCCGTCGACGGCCAACGCTGCCCCCATCACGGCCGTTTCGCCCCAGAAGATCGCGAACTTCTCGACGAAGCGCTCAGCCACACCCTCGGGAAGGGGTCCGCCTCTCGCCCCTGCCTCGTGATCGGCACCCAGACCCTCGAGCAGAGCCTGGACCTCGACGCCGACCTCCTCCTCACCGATCTGGCCCCGATCGACGTCCTGCTCCAGCGCCTCGGCCGCCTGCACCGGCACGACGGGCGCGACCGGCCGCACGCCTTCGCCGAGCCGCGCGCGCTCGTCTTTGTCCCCGAGAAGCCGCTCGAGCAGTACCTGGACGAGCGAGGGTGCCTGCGCGGGCCGGCAGGGCTCGGGGCCGTCTACCGGGACGGCCGGGTGCTGGCCCTCACGTGGGAACTCCTCCGGGAACGCGGGGAGGTAACCCTTCCCGACCAGGCCCGCGAGCTCATCGAGCTCGCCACCCATCCCGAGCGTCTGTTTCGGCTCGGCGAGAGCTGGCGCAGGCACGGCGACGAGCTCGAGGGCAAGGTCTGCGCCGAGGTCCGCCAGGCCCTGCGTTCGCTGGTCGACGACCGTCCCTTCGGCGAGCTGCACTACCCGGACAGGGGGGAGTCGGTGCTCACCCGTCTCGGCCTTCCGACCATGGAGCTCCCCCTCGCCACCCCGGTCCGCTCCCCGTTCGGCAGGGAGCTGCGGAGCCTGCCCATGCCCGCGCACTGGCTCGCGGGCGACGATCTCCGCAGGATTACCGACGTGCCCGTTCCCGTCGAGAGCGACGGCAGGGTGCTCCGCTTCTCGGTCAACGGCCGCCGCTTTCGCTATTCCCGCCTCGGTCTCGAACGGGACGACCCGGAGGATGACGATGCAGACGATGCATGA
- a CDS encoding type I-E CRISPR-associated protein Cas6/Cse3/CasE, with translation MSGLHLVRLPIRLPPLLRFSRERGIPLEDDDLGYLLHAWLTALFAGVAPKPFRYFARRGELLGYARESAEELLERAKACGDPLAWSALEVDGVASKPMPERWRCGQRLWIEALVCPTSRRGGEEKDIYLRAIDRGVVPGRSRGELYREWFIARCQPALDLERVELLGMRARCRLIRRSRRQGSRLRVVERPTALFGASARIRDAASFASLLARGIGRHRAFGFGMLLLAPPR, from the coding sequence ATGAGCGGGCTCCATCTCGTTCGTCTGCCGATACGCCTCCCGCCTCTGCTCCGCTTCTCCCGCGAGCGTGGGATTCCGCTTGAGGACGATGATCTCGGCTACTTGCTGCATGCCTGGCTCACTGCCCTGTTCGCCGGGGTCGCGCCCAAGCCCTTTCGCTACTTCGCGCGGCGAGGAGAGCTGCTGGGTTATGCCCGCGAGAGTGCCGAGGAGCTCCTCGAGCGGGCCAAGGCCTGTGGTGACCCCTTGGCCTGGTCGGCGCTCGAGGTCGATGGTGTGGCGAGCAAGCCCATGCCCGAGCGCTGGCGTTGCGGCCAGCGGCTCTGGATCGAGGCGCTCGTCTGTCCGACGAGCCGCCGGGGTGGAGAGGAGAAGGACATCTACTTGCGCGCCATCGATCGCGGAGTGGTGCCGGGTCGGTCGCGGGGTGAGCTCTATCGCGAGTGGTTCATCGCTCGGTGCCAGCCGGCCCTGGATCTTGAGCGGGTCGAGCTTCTCGGCATGCGCGCGCGCTGCCGGCTGATCCGGCGCTCGCGTCGGCAGGGTTCGCGGCTCCGAGTGGTGGAGCGACCGACGGCCCTGTTCGGAGCCTCGGCGAGGATTCGCGATGCCGCATCCTTCGCGTCCCTGCTGGCCCGTGGCATTGGTCGGCATCGGGCCTTCGGCTTCGGGATGCTCCTGCTCGCGCCGCCGCGATGA
- a CDS encoding UbiA family prenyltransferase, translated as MTATLGQYYQLTKPKVVALIVFTAVVGMFLASPALPPPGVLLWGTVGIGLAAASAAAFNHLLDQRIDARMARTMDRPLPSGRLSSEQVVPFASFLAAASMFVLAVFVNWLTAALTFASIIGYALVYTVYLKRATPQNIV; from the coding sequence ATGACCGCCACCCTCGGCCAGTACTACCAGCTCACCAAGCCCAAGGTGGTGGCGCTCATCGTGTTCACCGCCGTGGTGGGGATGTTCCTCGCCAGTCCGGCCCTCCCGCCGCCGGGGGTGCTGCTCTGGGGGACGGTCGGAATCGGTCTCGCCGCGGCCTCGGCCGCGGCCTTCAATCACCTGCTCGACCAGCGCATCGATGCGCGCATGGCGCGCACCATGGACCGGCCGCTGCCGAGCGGCAGGCTGAGCTCCGAGCAGGTGGTGCCCTTCGCCTCCTTCCTCGCCGCGGCCTCGATGTTCGTGCTCGCGGTCTTCGTGAACTGGCTGACCGCGGCCCTCACCTTCGCCTCGATCATCGGCTACGCGCTGGTCTACACGGTGTACCTCAAGCGCGCCACGCCGCAGAACATCGTGA
- the cas7e gene encoding type I-E CRISPR-associated protein Cas7/Cse4/CasC — protein MFLQIHTLISYPASLLNRDDAGLAKRIPFGNAIRLRISSQCLKRHWRDDLTAALPELPDGQRTRHFFTRTVLPKAVAAGVPEQDAETLVSQLAERLIEGGVKKGGDLNQPVLFGLREADYLVELLKEAVQRAKGKGVGAEKALEEVVKEQAENLKAMSKSAAGLTAALFGRMVTSDLLARVDAPVHVAHAFTVHAANTELDYFTVVDDLSREEETGAAHANQSELGAGLYYGYVVVDVPLLVSNLTGIPPSAWEERKTDPLARRVLEALILSILRQSPGAKRGSTAPYAWADALLLEVGREQPRSLANAFLDALRPDGRGDLRHLALERLADYVARLDAMYGPPQGSRFLSTTLEPPAPLPDKRPVRESVGAALTAIFG, from the coding sequence ATGTTTCTCCAGATCCACACCCTCATCTCCTACCCCGCGAGCCTGCTCAACCGCGACGATGCGGGGCTCGCCAAACGCATCCCCTTCGGTAATGCGATCCGTTTGCGGATCTCCTCGCAGTGCCTCAAGCGGCATTGGCGCGACGACCTCACCGCCGCGCTCCCCGAGCTTCCGGACGGCCAGCGGACGCGGCACTTCTTCACCCGGACGGTCCTTCCCAAGGCAGTGGCTGCGGGCGTACCAGAGCAGGATGCCGAGACGCTCGTCAGCCAGCTCGCGGAGCGGTTGATCGAGGGAGGGGTCAAGAAGGGAGGTGATCTCAACCAGCCGGTGCTCTTCGGGCTGCGGGAGGCCGACTACCTGGTCGAACTCCTGAAGGAGGCGGTTCAGCGCGCAAAGGGGAAGGGCGTCGGCGCGGAGAAGGCGCTCGAGGAGGTGGTGAAGGAGCAGGCCGAGAACCTGAAAGCCATGAGCAAGTCGGCGGCCGGTCTGACCGCCGCCCTCTTCGGGCGCATGGTCACCTCCGACCTGCTCGCCCGGGTCGATGCCCCGGTGCACGTGGCCCACGCGTTCACCGTCCATGCGGCCAACACCGAGCTCGACTACTTCACCGTGGTCGACGACCTGAGCCGGGAGGAGGAGACCGGTGCCGCCCATGCCAATCAGAGTGAGCTGGGCGCCGGCCTGTATTACGGCTACGTGGTGGTCGACGTACCCCTGTTGGTCAGCAACCTGACCGGGATTCCGCCCTCGGCCTGGGAGGAGCGAAAGACCGATCCCCTGGCCCGCCGGGTGCTCGAGGCACTGATCCTGTCGATCCTTCGCCAGAGCCCCGGTGCGAAGAGGGGGAGCACCGCCCCGTACGCCTGGGCGGATGCGCTCCTCCTCGAGGTCGGGCGGGAGCAGCCGCGCTCGCTCGCCAACGCCTTCCTCGACGCTCTGCGCCCCGACGGCCGCGGCGATCTTCGGCATCTCGCCCTGGAACGGCTGGCCGATTACGTGGCACGGCTGGATGCCATGTACGGTCCGCCGCAGGGATCGCGCTTTCTCTCGACGACGCTGGAGCCGCCCGCGCCACTGCCCGACAAGCGTCCCGTTCGTGAGAGCGTGGGCGCCGCCCTCACGGCGATCTTCGGCTGA
- the casA gene encoding type I-E CRISPR-associated protein Cse1/CasA, with protein MQTMHDLLAEPVFGVLLDHGPDRLSLPGILAALSGGRLRGFRGLRPHQADPWHVFLVQLAASVHARFPRDPPLPDDPPYWQEGLLALADGLAEAWALGVEDVTKPAFFQHPWESLGEEEDYGLRRVRGKTLLEPRAMTPDQLDVLITTKNHDLKASRIAPSEAEAWAYALVALQTTSGYLGKGNYGIVRMNGGFGSRPIVSWCRSLDPSARFREETEVLIRIRASIRQSHGYAERGVVLTWLRPWNREDHQFPLSALEPWFIECARPVRLWRTAEGRIVALTANSKRRQIDAYGIDTGDVGDPWTPIWIAAKGNGRLALTVEESGFTPELLTALLFEQGYELTALQKPRPAAAQSTPSEAPEWFVASCLVRGKGVTHGYHRVELPVPAVVRRALLDDHRRKRLGELAQGMLGDASKVGSSLSIALALLIEGGPEEADAARVESWLRAVRERFAEGWRATYFPILWQGAAQDHHAVRERWRQELVGLGERLLAEAAAMLPLPSGRRWRARTRAEGLWWGSLRKAGLLPDTEEAMTHPSS; from the coding sequence ATGCAGACGATGCATGACCTCCTCGCCGAGCCGGTCTTCGGCGTGCTCCTCGACCACGGCCCGGATCGGCTCAGTCTTCCGGGAATCCTTGCGGCCCTGAGCGGCGGCCGCCTGCGCGGCTTTCGCGGGCTTCGCCCCCACCAAGCCGACCCCTGGCATGTCTTTCTGGTCCAGCTCGCGGCGAGCGTCCATGCCCGCTTCCCCCGCGATCCGCCCCTTCCCGACGATCCTCCTTACTGGCAGGAGGGACTCCTCGCCCTGGCCGATGGCCTCGCGGAGGCTTGGGCTCTTGGGGTGGAGGATGTCACAAAGCCAGCCTTCTTCCAGCATCCCTGGGAAAGCCTCGGGGAGGAGGAGGACTATGGGCTGCGCCGGGTCCGCGGAAAAACCCTTCTCGAACCCCGGGCCATGACGCCGGATCAGCTCGACGTGCTGATCACGACGAAAAACCACGACCTCAAGGCTTCGCGCATCGCGCCGAGCGAGGCCGAGGCTTGGGCCTATGCCCTGGTTGCGCTCCAGACCACGAGCGGCTACCTCGGCAAGGGGAACTACGGGATCGTGCGCATGAACGGTGGGTTCGGCAGCCGGCCGATCGTCTCCTGGTGCCGCAGCCTCGATCCCTCGGCCCGCTTTCGCGAGGAAACGGAGGTCTTGATCCGGATCCGAGCGAGCATCCGACAATCCCACGGCTACGCCGAGCGGGGCGTGGTGTTGACCTGGCTTCGGCCATGGAATCGTGAGGATCATCAATTCCCCCTCTCTGCCCTCGAGCCGTGGTTCATCGAATGCGCTCGTCCGGTCCGTCTCTGGAGGACCGCGGAAGGGCGCATCGTCGCGCTCACCGCAAACAGCAAAAGGCGTCAGATCGATGCGTATGGCATCGACACCGGCGATGTCGGAGACCCATGGACCCCGATCTGGATCGCCGCCAAAGGGAATGGCCGTCTCGCCTTGACCGTCGAGGAGAGTGGTTTTACGCCCGAACTCCTCACCGCTCTCCTCTTTGAGCAGGGCTATGAGCTCACCGCCCTGCAGAAGCCCCGTCCGGCTGCCGCGCAAAGCACCCCGTCGGAGGCGCCCGAGTGGTTCGTCGCCTCCTGCCTCGTGCGGGGGAAAGGTGTGACCCATGGCTACCACCGGGTGGAACTCCCTGTCCCAGCCGTCGTTCGCCGCGCTCTTCTCGATGACCATCGGCGCAAGCGTCTCGGGGAACTCGCCCAGGGGATGCTTGGCGATGCGAGCAAGGTGGGGAGCTCTCTTTCGATCGCCCTTGCGCTCCTGATCGAAGGCGGTCCCGAGGAGGCCGACGCCGCGCGGGTCGAGTCGTGGCTCAGGGCGGTGCGGGAGCGCTTCGCGGAGGGCTGGCGCGCGACGTACTTCCCGATCCTCTGGCAGGGAGCGGCGCAGGACCACCATGCCGTGCGCGAGCGCTGGCGGCAGGAGCTGGTCGGGCTCGGGGAGCGCCTGCTTGCCGAGGCTGCCGCCATGCTCCCCCTGCCCTCGGGCCGCCGCTGGCGCGCGCGCACGCGCGCAGAGGGGCTATGGTGGGGAAGCCTGCGCAAGGCGGGCCTCCTCCCGGACACGGAAGAAGCGATGACCCACCCTTCTTCGTAA